In Desulfofundulus luciae, the following proteins share a genomic window:
- a CDS encoding DUF1638 domain-containing protein gives MNRVFVCCGVLRPELEKVFAELAKDKGVAEERIYLEPVLHVNLDRLKQSLAGALSGAVGEGKRVLAIYGYLCHPEMEALVKGYGALVSTARNCIEMLLGEDMARLDAEARTFYLTPGWLKNWKQIFIEGLGWDSIDARQKFGLYDRILLLDTGVMPLDEEEILEFFDYTRVPVEIRRFKLQNLRYLVQKMLKEAEFHVDY, from the coding sequence ATGAACCGGGTTTTCGTTTGCTGCGGTGTCCTGCGCCCGGAATTGGAGAAGGTGTTTGCCGAACTGGCCAAGGACAAGGGAGTTGCAGAGGAAAGGATTTACCTGGAGCCGGTCTTGCATGTGAACCTGGACAGGTTAAAGCAGTCCCTGGCCGGGGCCCTGTCCGGGGCGGTGGGGGAGGGTAAAAGGGTGCTTGCAATATATGGCTATCTGTGTCACCCGGAAATGGAAGCCTTGGTCAAGGGGTATGGGGCTCTGGTATCCACGGCCCGCAACTGCATCGAAATGCTGCTGGGGGAGGACATGGCCAGGCTTGATGCAGAGGCCAGGACATTTTACTTAACCCCGGGGTGGCTGAAAAACTGGAAGCAGATCTTCATCGAAGGGCTTGGGTGGGACAGCATTGACGCCCGCCAGAAATTTGGCCTTTACGACCGCATCCTGCTCCTGGATACGGGAGTGATGCCTCTGGATGAAGAAGAAATCCTCGAGTTTTTTGATTACACCCGGGTGCCGGTGGAAATCCGCCGGTTTAAGCTGCAAAACCTGCGATACCTGGTGCAAAAAATGCTGAAGGAAGCGGAGTTTCATGTCGATTACTGA
- a CDS encoding 4Fe-4S dicluster domain-containing protein has protein sequence MSITESLQKLARSLNLCALGAAPVERYREAPPGHRPDDFLPGARSVVTFACRLSDGPLNNLPHARNQYMVEFEAVNRILLDAAYRIARFLENQGFESMPFGPEAAIGDYARLKGDFSHKHSAVLCGLGSFGINNLLLTPEHGPRVRLASVVTTAELDYNEPLSGELCRRCLKCVQVCPSGALEQWEGRYSSQTGWIINKEKCAHYMFVVNAGKRCGICVSACKLPAKKCGGN, from the coding sequence ATGTCGATTACTGAAAGCTTGCAAAAACTGGCACGAAGCCTGAACCTCTGTGCTCTGGGGGCGGCACCGGTGGAGCGTTACCGGGAAGCGCCACCCGGGCACCGGCCGGATGATTTTCTGCCGGGGGCCAGGAGCGTTGTTACCTTCGCCTGCCGTCTCAGTGACGGGCCGTTAAACAATCTGCCGCACGCCCGCAACCAGTACATGGTGGAATTCGAGGCGGTGAATCGCATTTTGCTTGATGCGGCCTATAGGATTGCCCGCTTTCTAGAAAACCAGGGGTTTGAGAGCATGCCCTTCGGCCCAGAGGCGGCCATTGGCGATTATGCCCGGCTAAAAGGAGACTTTTCCCACAAACATTCGGCCGTCCTTTGTGGACTGGGCAGTTTTGGCATTAACAACCTGCTACTGACCCCGGAACACGGGCCCCGCGTGCGCCTGGCCAGCGTGGTAACCACGGCGGAGCTGGATTACAACGAGCCCCTGTCCGGCGAACTCTGTAGAAGATGCCTTAAATGTGTGCAGGTGTGCCCCTCCGGTGCGCTGGAGCAATGGGAAGGAAGGTATTCTTCCCAAACCGGGTGGATAATTAACAAGGAAAAATGCGCCCATTATATGTTCGTGGTCAATGCGGGAAAAAGGTGCGGCATATGTGTATCCGCCTGCAAACTCCCGGCCAAAAAATGCGGTGGCAATTAA
- a CDS encoding aminotransferase class V-fold PLP-dependent enzyme, which translates to MEPERRVVYFDNAATSWPKPPEVLAAMEHCLREVGANPGRAGHKLALAANRLVDETRKELAALFNIRDSDRIVFGLNATEALNLAIKGLLKPGQHVVTSSMEHNSVTRPLHVLQGRGVEVTKVPCDHTGAIRVEDVAAAIRPDTVAIIMTHASNVTGTIMPVAEIGRLARKKGLRFIVDAAQTAGVLDIDVEAMHIDLLAFPGHKSLLGPPGTGGLYVAKGVDLTPLKEGGTGSHSDVPGQPEVLPERYESGTLNTVGLAGLGAGVKFIRWEGMERIRRHEQDLTRQFLEGLKKIEGIRVYGPRDATCQAPVVSFAVKNRPAGDIGTILDQKYNIACRAGLHCAPDAHRTLGTFEQKLVRFSFSYFNRPDEVDYALKCLLEIVEKDIPAPEGSSGCWC; encoded by the coding sequence ATGGAGCCTGAAAGGCGTGTCGTTTACTTCGACAACGCGGCTACCTCCTGGCCCAAGCCGCCGGAAGTGCTGGCGGCCATGGAGCATTGCCTGCGGGAAGTGGGAGCCAACCCGGGGCGGGCGGGGCACAAGCTGGCCCTGGCAGCTAACCGCCTGGTGGACGAAACGAGGAAGGAACTGGCTGCCCTGTTCAACATCCGGGATTCCGACCGCATCGTGTTCGGCTTGAATGCCACCGAAGCCCTGAACCTGGCCATCAAGGGGCTGCTCAAGCCCGGGCAGCATGTAGTTACCAGCTCCATGGAACACAATTCGGTTACCCGCCCCCTCCATGTCCTGCAGGGGCGGGGGGTGGAGGTAACCAAAGTGCCCTGCGACCATACCGGGGCCATCCGGGTGGAAGATGTGGCCGCCGCCATTCGGCCTGATACCGTGGCCATTATTATGACCCATGCCTCCAATGTTACCGGAACCATCATGCCCGTGGCCGAGATCGGCCGCCTGGCCCGGAAAAAGGGGTTGCGCTTCATTGTGGATGCTGCCCAAACGGCGGGGGTGCTGGATATTGACGTAGAGGCGATGCACATTGACCTGCTGGCTTTCCCCGGCCACAAGAGCCTGTTGGGCCCGCCGGGGACGGGGGGATTGTATGTGGCGAAGGGGGTGGACCTGACACCGTTAAAAGAAGGGGGTACCGGCAGCCATTCGGATGTTCCGGGCCAGCCGGAGGTGCTACCCGAGCGCTACGAGAGCGGCACCTTGAACACGGTGGGCCTGGCCGGTTTGGGGGCAGGGGTTAAATTTATCCGTTGGGAGGGCATGGAGAGAATCCGGCGGCACGAGCAGGATTTGACCAGGCAGTTCCTGGAGGGACTCAAGAAAATTGAGGGCATACGGGTATACGGGCCCCGGGATGCAACATGCCAGGCTCCGGTGGTTTCCTTTGCCGTAAAAAACCGGCCGGCGGGAGATATTGGCACCATTCTGGACCAAAAGTATAATATTGCCTGCCGGGCCGGGCTGCACTGCGCTCCCGACGCCCACCGGACACTGGGTACTTTTGAACAAAAACTGGTCCGTTTTAGCTTTTCGTATTTTAACCGGCCCGACGAGGTGGATTATGCCCTCAAGTGCCTTTTGGAGATTGTGGAAAAAGACATACCAGCGCCCGAAGGTAGCAGTGGCTGCTGGTGCTAG
- a CDS encoding cobalamin B12-binding domain-containing protein → MARKIRVLVAKPGLDGHDRGARVIARALRDAGMEVIYTGLHQTPEQIVEAAIQEDVDVVGLSILSGAHMTLIPRVTQLLRENGADDIIVIGGGTIPEDDIRALKEGGWVKELFTPGTPLEAIVEWIQSNVKV, encoded by the coding sequence ATGGCCAGAAAGATCAGAGTGCTGGTTGCCAAACCGGGCCTTGACGGCCACGACCGCGGTGCCCGGGTTATCGCCCGGGCGCTGCGGGATGCCGGTATGGAGGTAATCTATACCGGCTTGCACCAGACACCGGAACAAATCGTGGAAGCCGCCATCCAGGAAGATGTGGACGTGGTCGGTTTAAGCATTCTTTCCGGGGCCCATATGACCCTTATCCCCCGGGTGACGCAGCTGCTCAGGGAAAATGGTGCCGATGACATCATTGTCATTGGAGGAGGTACCATACCCGAGGACGATATAAGGGCCCTTAAGGAGGGCGGCTGGGTCAAGGAGTTGTTTACTCCCGGCACCCCCCTGGAAGCCATCGTCGAGTGGATCCAGTCCAATGTAAAGGTTTAA
- a CDS encoding acyl-CoA mutase large subunit family protein, with protein MNDQPKGIKEGLEKWRENRCQMKDRDFRFETVSGMEVKDLYTPLDIEDLDYERDLGFPGEYPFTRGVYRNMYRGRLWTMRQFAGFATAKESNKRYKYLLEKGQTGLSVAFDMPTIMGYDSDHPRSLGEVGRVGVAIDSLQDMETLFDGIPLDKVSTSMTINAPAAVIWCMYIATGEKQGVRPEKLTGTIQNDILKEYIAQKSWIFPPEPSMRLITDIFAYASRHVPKWNTISISGYHIREAGSTAVQELAFTLADGFAYVEAGIKAGLNVDDFAPRLSFFFNAHIDFFEEIAKYRAARRIWARRMKEKYGAKDPRSWLLRFHTQTAGCSLTAQQPENNIVRTAYEALAAVLGGTQSLHTNSMDEVLALPTEKAVQIALRTQQILAYETGVANVIDPLAGSYYVEALTNKMEEEAEKYFEEIEKRGGVLACIEQNFFQQEIADAAYRYQRALDSKQRILVGVNEFVNPDEKLEIEILKIDPKIEQEQVARLQKLRRERDNIRVRETLEALRRACEGTENVIPYILDCVRAYATEGEIIQVMREVFGEYKEKPTF; from the coding sequence ATGAACGATCAACCGAAAGGGATCAAGGAGGGCCTGGAAAAATGGCGGGAAAACCGCTGTCAGATGAAGGACCGGGACTTCCGGTTTGAAACCGTTTCGGGCATGGAGGTTAAAGACCTCTACACTCCTCTGGACATCGAGGATCTTGACTATGAGCGGGATCTGGGGTTCCCCGGTGAATACCCTTTTACCAGGGGGGTTTACAGGAATATGTACCGGGGCCGGCTGTGGACCATGCGCCAGTTTGCCGGCTTTGCCACGGCCAAAGAATCCAACAAACGCTATAAGTATTTGCTGGAAAAGGGGCAGACAGGGTTAAGTGTAGCCTTTGACATGCCCACCATCATGGGTTACGACAGCGACCATCCCCGGTCCCTGGGTGAAGTGGGCCGGGTGGGCGTGGCCATTGACTCCCTGCAGGATATGGAAACCCTTTTTGACGGCATCCCCCTGGATAAGGTGAGCACCTCCATGACTATCAATGCCCCGGCTGCCGTCATCTGGTGCATGTATATTGCCACCGGGGAAAAACAGGGCGTGCGACCGGAAAAGCTTACCGGCACCATCCAGAATGATATTTTGAAAGAATACATCGCCCAAAAGTCCTGGATTTTCCCGCCGGAACCCTCCATGCGCCTGATCACCGACATATTTGCCTACGCCAGCCGTCACGTCCCCAAATGGAATACCATCAGCATCAGCGGCTATCACATCCGGGAAGCCGGCTCCACAGCGGTGCAGGAACTGGCCTTTACCCTGGCCGACGGTTTTGCCTACGTGGAAGCCGGCATTAAGGCGGGGCTGAATGTGGATGACTTTGCCCCCCGCTTGTCCTTCTTCTTTAATGCCCATATCGATTTCTTTGAGGAGATCGCCAAGTACCGGGCAGCCCGGCGCATCTGGGCACGTCGGATGAAGGAAAAATACGGCGCCAAAGACCCCCGCTCCTGGTTGTTGCGTTTCCACACCCAGACGGCTGGTTGCAGCCTGACCGCCCAGCAGCCGGAAAACAACATTGTACGCACCGCCTACGAGGCCCTGGCTGCCGTGCTGGGAGGTACCCAGTCCCTGCATACCAATTCCATGGACGAAGTACTGGCCCTGCCCACGGAAAAAGCGGTACAGATTGCCCTGCGCACCCAGCAAATCCTGGCCTATGAGACCGGGGTGGCCAATGTAATTGATCCCCTGGCCGGTTCCTATTACGTGGAAGCCCTGACCAACAAGATGGAAGAAGAAGCGGAAAAATATTTTGAAGAGATTGAAAAGCGTGGCGGTGTTCTGGCCTGCATCGAGCAGAACTTCTTCCAGCAGGAAATTGCCGACGCCGCCTACCGTTACCAGCGGGCCCTGGACAGCAAGCAGCGGATCCTGGTGGGTGTAAATGAATTTGTCAATCCTGATGAAAAGCTGGAAATCGAAATCTTAAAAATCGATCCCAAAATTGAACAGGAACAGGTAGCCCGGTTGCAAAAGCTGCGCCGGGAGCGGGATAACATCCGGGTCAGAGAAACCCTGGAGGCCCTGCGCCGGGCCTGTGAGGGAACGGAAAACGTCATCCCCTATATCCTGGACTGCGTGCGGGCCTATGCCACCGAGGGGGAAATAATCCAGGTCATGCGGGAAGTGTTTGGGGAGTACAAAGAGAAACCAACGTTCTAG